In Oncorhynchus tshawytscha isolate Ot180627B unplaced genomic scaffold, Otsh_v2.0 Un_contig_6491_pilon_pilon, whole genome shotgun sequence, the DNA window CATTGAATAGTGGCACACTTACAGTGGAGGGGGTCAGGGCAGACATGCCAGACAACgggcaggacagaggagaggcacTCATGGGTGAGAGGAaatctctatcccctcccccagggggctctccctcccctcctcctccttctgggCTGGGGGGGTTGGAGGACTCTGAGCCACTCCCTTGGCCGTCCAGAAACAACTTCCGTCTCAGAGACGAGGAGCTCAGGGTCTCCTGAACCTGATCCTGCTGAGACACCTCCTTCAATCTGTAGTATTCTCCTGGGGTGGGCGAGGGAcagccgagagagagacacagacagagaggttaTTTGAGACCTGATAAGTTTTATCTGCACAGAGATAAATATGACGTGTATTGAGTGTTCACGGACGTGTAAAGGTTTACCTaatattttgtccaggtggaagtCCACAGGTAAGGACAGGACTGTCTGGCAGCCTACTGTGGTTTTTTTAGTTGGTAGTGGCTCTTCTAGTATCAGTGGGGACATGGAACCTGAAGATAGAAACATTTACACATTTAACATCCATAGAAATGGCTGAACATAACAGTTATTCAggaaatagaaaataaaacactataatgtgtgtgtgtgtgttggtgagtgaaAAGCGACTCAACTCCAACTCATTGGATTCACTTACTCTTCCCAAAATGCATCTGTGCTGATTTCTGTTTGCTTGTTGGTTCGGTCCATGGTGAAGGCACAATGGCGCCTTTAGTGAAAAACTGCTCGATGGCATTCTGACGTTTCTCCTCGATGTCAGAATCCATCCTGGATGTTTTCAAAAAAACAACGCTGTTACCAGACCAATAAACCAATACCCCCAACCTCTCAGCAGCGGTTCTATTTCAAAGTGCTCCCCATGTGTCTTGCATGCATTGTGAACCTTAACCTGGTCAGAGTTCCTCACCTGGTCTGACCGAGGTACAAGGACTGGTTACTAGTTCCTCACCTGGTCTGACCTAGGTACAAGGACTGGTTACTAGTTCCTCACCTGGTCTGACCTAGGTACAAGGACTGGTTACTAGTTCCTCACCTGGTCTGACCTAGGTACAAGGACTGGTTACTAGTTCCTCACCTGGTCTGACCTAGGTACAAGGACTGGTTACTAGTTCCTCACCTGGTCTGACCTAGGTACAAGGACTGGTTACTAGTTCCTCACCTGGTCTGACCTAGGTACAAGGACTGGTTACTAGTTCCTCACCTGGTCTGACCTAGGTACAAGGACTAGTTACTAGTTCCTCACCTGGTCTGACCTAGGTACAAGGACTGGTTACTAGTTCCTCACCTGGTCTGACTGAGATACATGGACTGGCGGTGGATATCCTCAGCGTCTATGTCCACAGGAAGCAGGCTAGACATCTCATCTATGTCCCATTTAAACTTGGCTGGTGTCTGAAAACAATGATCAAGaaaacattgaaaataacaattcaGGTAGTGATTGAAGGAACGTCACCAGGTGGCTCTGTAAAACAGGTGATTACGTTCACAAGAGGACAATGACAGGACTTCTGAAGGAGACAAACATGTTAACTGACTTGCTGATCATGTCCTTCAGGCTATCGAAGTGGGTGAACTACATAAGATAtgtatgagaccagaccataaatgtgtacaaaatattaggatgacagactgaccaggtgaaagctatgatctttTATTGAAGTCTCTTTTTAAATCCACTACAATCagtgaagatgaaggggaggagacaggttaaataaggatttgtaagccttgagacaattgagacatgggttgtgtacatatgccattcagagggtgaatgggcaagacaaaagatttaagtgcctttgaacggggtatgctagtaggtgccaggggcacCTGTTTGAGGGTGGCCAGAACTGCaccactgctgggtttttcacactcaacagtttcccgtgtggatcaacaatggtccaccaaccaaaggacatccagccaacttgacacacctgtgggaagcattgtcAGTCAATATGTGCCAgcttccctgtggaacgttttctacaccttgtagtccatgcccctgacgaactgaggctgttctgatgtcAAAAGGCAactcaatgttttgtacactcagtgtaggttTACACTTACGGTTGCGGAGGTCTTGGAGGACTTGAAGACAGAGGGGCTGGGGACCACGGATTCTTGCAGGCGATGGTAGTCGTTGGGGCTCTCGAAGGGGTTACGGATAGCTGCCCTCCCTGGAGTCTCAGGAGTGATCTGGACTTCTGGAAGATCTCCCATAGTATGGCCACAAACCTGAACCCATTGATGCAGGAATTCAAACATTAATCAGCTTTGATCCAGTATAAATAGTATGCCAATCTAAGTACTAGAGAAAGCCAAACAATTACTGTAATACTATCAAGAGAACAAACCTTACTTACGTGAAAGAgtagcttgctaacgttagctaaactaGCTGGCTGTTGGTCCCACAATCTAGTACATACTAGCTATCCCAAACGTTTCGTTAAATGCCTGGCTAGCTAAGGCTTCGGCAACTATTCTGAGAGGTTCATTTGATAGATCTATTCGATATGTTATTTTATATTAGAGCCCTGATACTTACAGCAGCTGCAGAAGTTTTCAACACAACCAAAATAAGGTTCCAGAGTCAGTTGTTTCAAACGTTAATTTCAATTTTCCCACAACCCCCATTGACCAATAGAAATTAACAGGAAGTGCCTGATAACCAATCAGATTGAAGAGTTCAGAACGCTCCAAATTTACATTGACGTCACTTCCTTTCGCTTGTGTGGTCGTTAGTAAGCTAACTAGATAATTATATACTCATGGTAGACTTTATCAACAAATGTACTATTTCTAATGTATCCAAATGACGGGGTTGTGATAGTAGAAGTATTTTTGTAAATCAGCTTGAACTGTTGAAGTTGCTGTTGAGTTAATCTCTGAGGTCCCACACGAACTGATCATGGCTAGCAGTGCTAATGCTAACAACATGAATGCTGTCCGAGAAACGATGGATGGtgagttagctaacgttagctggctaggtTATGATAATGTCTGTTGTAGAACCTAGATATGTGTTTTACAAATGTGACACACTATTGATTGCAATGCCTCAAGATTGGCTTGACAGTAAGGTAGTTAGCTaggtaactttagctagctagctatttatcACATTTCGTTCTGTACCCATGGCAACAGTCCACCACACAACAGTATTAGTGAGGACACTTATCTTGAAAGGCGACATGATTTAAACAACACAGCTCGTTATGTGCCAGACAATGGGTAGCTAGGGTGCCAATTTCATGTTCTTATTTTCTCCTACTTTTCCCCACAAGTGCTGCTGGAGATCTCGAGGCTATTGAACACAGGACTGGACATggagtctctgtctatctgtgtcagGCTGTGTGAGCAGGGCATCAACCCAGAGGCCCTGTCCTCTGTCATCAAGGAGCTACGTAAAGCCTCCGATTCACTAAAAGTAAGGCCATGTTCAGGGGACAGGGATAGGTACTTACAGAATGGAGTCAATAGAGACACAATAGGACAAGGTTGCCCACACTTTTGAGAACCAAATGTTGTCTGGACCAAGTTTCTCCCGTGGGCCCTGCTATAGAGACTCAATAGGACTAGGACTAAATGGACTCTGCTCTGTACAGGaccgtagctctccaggaacagggttggagagtcctgtaTTAGACTCTGCCCTGTACAGGaccgtagctctccaggaacagggttggagatccCTGTATTAGACTCTGTACAGGaccgtagctctccaggaacagggttggagatccCTGTATTAGACTCTGTACAGGaccgtagctctccaggaacagggttggagagccctgtatTAGACTCTGCCCTGTACAGGaccgtagctctccaggaacagggttggagagccctgtatTAGACTCTGCCCTGTACAGGACCgtaagctctccaggaacagggttggagatccCTGTATTAGACTCTGCCCTGTACAGGaccgtagctctccaggaacagggttggagagccctgtatTAGACTCTGCCCTGTACAGGaccgtagctctccaggaacagggttggagatccCTGTATTAGACTCTGTACAGGaccgtagctctccaggaacagggttggagatccCTGTATTAGACTCTGTACAGGaccgtagctctccaggaacagggttggagagccctgtatTAGACTCTGTACAGGACAAGGTCAATTGCTGTGGTTATCCTTCACATAACTGGCACTGTTTTAATGAGTCCATTATGCTTCAATCTGATAGGCTAGATTTTTTCTGACTGGATCTAGGTACCTCCATCTCTGCCTCACCACTGTCGCATGTTGCACCTGTAGTCACAAACTTAATGTGTAAAAAAATATGCCAATATTTGTCTGCCTTCTGTTCCAGGCCTCTGACAACTGAAGATCTGAGACGGATCCCAACAAAACAAGTCTGCTGAGCGGAAGTCTTTTCACGCAGTCAAGTTTCACAATATTGCCAAATAGTGAGCGTCTATTACCCTGACCTATTCCCCTGACCTATTCCCCTGACCTATTCCCCTGACCTATTCCCCTGACCTATTCCCCTGACCTATTACCCTGACCTATTCCCCTGACCTATTCCCCTGACCTATTCCCCTGACCTATTCCCCTGACCTATTCCCCTGACCTATTCCCCTGACCTATTCCCCTGACCTATTACCCTGACCTATTACCCTGACCTATTCCTTGTGCCTCTGGATTTGATCCCTGGCTTCATTTGAAGAAATATGGTGTGTGTTTAACATTTGGTCTGGCAACATCAGTGGCCAATTCTCCTTGTGTTCCTGTCATCAGCTTGGTGTGCAATCTGACAATATGAATGACTGCAATGCCCTGATATCCAGTGTTTcagtacccctccctccctcaatcatATAGGTTGTCAGTTCAGTCGTTTTTCTTCTGACTGAAGGAAGCCTAATGATTGGCACTCCCCATCATCACACAGTGCTCCAATGATGGGTTGTTTTCGATTCCTTCATGCCTTTTTGGATGTGTAAAAAAAAGTCTTATTTATTGCGAATTGTGTGTAGTTTTATATGAATTTAATGTCCGTTTTTTTCCTTCAATGTCTGGCATGTCAaagttatttttttctctctctcgaagTGTCCAGGATTGTCAATGATGGATGGAACTCAATATTAAAAGTAGTTGCATTTTATATCCACCAGGTGGCAGTGTTTCTTTACTTACTCATTAGATCATGATAATTCAGAAGTACTATACAGTTTTCCAGTAGAAAAGTttacctagttaaattaaaaagaGTCATAAATAGGTGTAGATACTATATCCTCCAAGTCCTCTGGCTGCAATGTTCTTCTCTTGAGGAATTCTCTGAAAAGGACACCtggactcctgagtggcgcagcagtctaaggcactgcatctcagtgcaagaggtgtcactacagaccctggtttgattccaggctgtatcacaactggctgtgattgggagacccatagggcagcatccacaattggcccagtgtcattagggtttggctggggtaggccgtcactgtaaataataatttgttcttgacttgcctagttaaatatctTTCAATTGGAGATCTCAGGAAAATGTCTCTGCACAAGTAATAAGAACGAAGGAGGTAGGGAACTAGTGGGTaactagccccccccccccttaagAACAATGTCTAATTGCTGACACAAAAAAAGCTACATTTGGAGAAAACATTGTATGTGGATGAAGGTCATGCTTTGGTGAATAAACTATAAAGGGAAATAAATGGCTATTGTTCACTTTTTTAGTTTAGTTATTTCATGAAATGTTTTTAGGAAAGGGGTGTTTTAAAGTGCCTGCGGTGCCAGTTACCCCGGTAGCAGATTGTGCCAGTTACCCCGGTAGCAGATTGTGCCAGTTACCCCGGTAGCAGATTGTGCCAGTTACCCCGGTAGCAGATTGTACCAGTTACCCCGGTAGCAGATTGTGCCAGTTACCCCAGGTAGCAGATTGTGCCAGTTACCCCGGTAGCAGATTGTGCCAGTTACCCCGGTAGCAGATTGTGCCAGTTACCCCGGTAGCAGATTGTGCCAGTTACCCCGGTAGCAGATTGTACCAGTTACCCCGGTAGCAGATTGTACCATAGGGTTTCACAAAAGAGTGTTAAAATCCATTTAATCAGTTTAATTTAGACATtctttagtaagtaatactgaaaagCTAAGTCtagttgtttttattttaataaaatatgtgggggggggggtgtcaccATTAATATCCGCACTATGAAGAGATTTGATGTGAAGTCCCTCTTTTTAACTCACCTGCACATTCATTTTCTTTGCTCTTTGTTCCTTTTCAATACAATCCATGATGTACAATTGCACTAAATATGATTTGAATAATGCAAGGTTTTAAATCCCAGCAGTCTTTAAAATTTCATTCAGGATCAAAAGGTTTTCAATAGTTGTttttaattcattaaaaaaaaatcttaattgGAATGAATATAACTAATAATATAAAATGATAATAGGGTATAACATTTAATACGTTAACTAATTAATTCAGTGTAACATTGATGTGGCAGCTTATGTTCTGCTATTGCAtttgtacatacagtacctgtcaaaagtgtggacactccgactcattcaagggtttttctttattttgactattttctgcattgtagaataataaggcaaagggtggctactttgaagaatctcaaatataaaatatattttgatttgtttaacacttttttgtttactacatgattccatatgtgtt includes these proteins:
- the mzt1 gene encoding mitotic-spindle organizing protein 1, which encodes MASSANANNMNAVRETMDVLLEISRLLNTGLDMESLSICVRLCEQGINPEALSSVIKELRKASDSLKASDN